The following are encoded in a window of Cucurbita pepo subsp. pepo cultivar mu-cu-16 chromosome LG12, ASM280686v2, whole genome shotgun sequence genomic DNA:
- the LOC111807646 gene encoding E3 ubiquitin-protein ligase RHA1B-like, producing the protein MGFPVTYTEELFPSVLLLLLTVNDVLTHLVVSCFRLLWLPPFLRRESTLPEIQFPPNPPPSAVILREFLPVVKLSDLSDPPENCVVCFYEFDGAEEIRLLMNCKHIFHRRCVERWINHNHDTCPLCRTPFVPDGMVDELNQRLSAACGTAAELAAEVNSVSG; encoded by the coding sequence ATGGGCTTTCCGGTGACTTACACGGAGGAGCTCTTCCCCAGCGTACTCCTCCTTCTGCTCACCGTCAACGACGTCCTGACTCACCTCGTCGTGTCCTGTTTCCGCCTCCTGTGGCTGCCGCCATTTCTCCGCCGCGAATCCACCCTGCCGGAGATCCAATTTCCTCCCAACCCTCCTCCGTCAGCCGTCATCCTCCGCGAATTTCTCCCGGTGGTGAAACTCTCGGATCTTTCCGACCCGCCGGAGAATTGCGTTGTTTGCTTCTACGAGTTCGATGGCGCGGAGGAGATCCGGTTGCTGATGAACTGCAAACACATATTCCACCGGAGGTGTGTGGAGCGTTGGATCAATCATAATCACGACACGTGTCCACTCTGTAGAACGCCGTTTGTGCCTGATGGAATGGTTGATGAACTCAATCAACGGCTGTCGGCCGCCTGTGGAACCGCCGCTGAGCTGGCGGCGGAGGTCAACTCCGTTTCAGGGTAG